In Acinetobacter piscicola, a single window of DNA contains:
- a CDS encoding RelA/SpoT family protein produces MPGQVVSQAKQQLNIIIDAYLKPSEVEQVLTACDYADIAHDGVTRKSGEPYILHPIAVSCILAHMRMDAETLMAALLHDVIEDTDFSKEDIAEKFGRVVAELVDGVTKLSHSSDKEYNKAASFRKILQATLQDPRVIIIKLADRYHNMTTLGSLRPDKRARIAQETFDVFVPMARLVGMNEMADNLEHLCYQNLDLDMYNDVQASLLTTKPERCKYQTTWEQNLADLLHTYSIQGRIKKKNNNIELLRHFVKNEIDLQELTHSHAFEIILQSIADCDRLVEALRENFQVLHYEDHIRYPLPGGNQSLMLRLKGEKTTLSLTIQTELMRKAARFGVVLGENAPQACRSAIQASMKNLNILVDGDCAKTTFNDLLDYLHQEKIWVYTPHGQLHELPQGATAVDFAYSASLFLGNHAVGAKINGEIKPLSTPLQSGQVIEVITDVLATPNPDWLSFINTQKARRAIQHILKDQDIEEQRLVGQQALNRALKLFNLSVKDLAESDWIDLLQWRHVSSKEALYEQIAVGDLLPQLVANHLFAQDQEDNAASERLIQGTEGVDVKYAHCCNPVLGDPIQGHISRRGLIVHRSRCHNLLHEQHLHPENIMPLHWNSETEDDINFSAYLSIDLILNDEQISELIYLCRKLKTGVESVQSRDEKTFVNIVVKDRKQIAQIIREIRMLFGFPRVTRLAMPLASPQVSKAC; encoded by the coding sequence ATGCCAGGCCAAGTGGTCAGCCAAGCCAAGCAACAGCTCAATATTATTATCGACGCTTATTTAAAACCAAGCGAAGTCGAGCAAGTGCTTACGGCATGCGATTATGCAGACATCGCACATGATGGTGTGACTCGCAAAAGTGGTGAACCCTATATTCTTCATCCGATTGCGGTCAGTTGTATTTTGGCACACATGCGCATGGATGCAGAGACATTAATGGCAGCACTCTTACATGACGTCATTGAAGATACAGATTTTAGCAAAGAGGATATTGCAGAAAAATTTGGTCGTGTTGTTGCTGAACTCGTAGATGGTGTGACCAAACTCAGCCATTCAAGTGATAAAGAATACAATAAAGCAGCTTCTTTCCGAAAAATATTGCAAGCCACCTTACAAGACCCACGTGTCATTATTATTAAATTAGCAGACCGTTATCATAATATGACGACGTTAGGTTCATTACGCCCAGATAAACGTGCACGTATTGCTCAAGAAACTTTTGATGTATTTGTACCCATGGCACGTCTTGTTGGTATGAATGAGATGGCGGATAACTTAGAACATTTGTGTTATCAAAATCTTGATCTTGACATGTATAATGATGTGCAAGCATCACTCCTTACAACTAAGCCTGAACGCTGTAAATATCAAACCACATGGGAACAAAATCTAGCAGACTTATTGCATACCTATAGCATTCAAGGTCGGATCAAAAAGAAAAATAATAATATTGAATTACTTCGTCACTTTGTTAAAAATGAAATTGATTTACAAGAACTAACACATAGTCATGCCTTTGAAATTATTTTACAAAGTATTGCCGATTGTGACCGCTTGGTTGAAGCATTACGTGAAAATTTCCAAGTATTACATTACGAAGATCATATTCGTTATCCACTCCCAGGTGGAAATCAGTCGTTAATGCTACGCTTAAAAGGTGAAAAAACCACCTTATCACTGACCATTCAAACGGAGCTCATGCGTAAAGCTGCACGTTTCGGCGTGGTATTAGGCGAAAATGCACCGCAAGCGTGTCGTTCAGCCATTCAAGCTTCCATGAAAAATTTAAATATTTTGGTGGATGGGGATTGTGCCAAAACAACCTTTAATGACTTATTAGATTATTTACATCAAGAAAAAATTTGGGTCTATACACCCCATGGTCAATTGCATGAACTACCACAAGGTGCAACAGCAGTGGATTTCGCCTATTCTGCCAGTTTGTTTTTAGGCAACCATGCCGTAGGTGCAAAAATTAATGGTGAGATTAAACCGCTTTCTACACCACTACAAAGCGGTCAAGTCATTGAAGTCATCACCGATGTATTAGCAACACCTAATCCAGATTGGCTTAGTTTTATCAATACACAAAAAGCACGCCGTGCAATTCAACATATTTTAAAAGATCAGGATATTGAAGAACAACGTCTTGTCGGTCAGCAAGCACTAAATCGCGCATTAAAACTATTTAATCTTTCTGTTAAAGATCTCGCTGAGTCTGATTGGATCGATTTATTACAATGGCGACATGTCAGTAGTAAAGAAGCCCTATATGAGCAAATCGCAGTGGGCGACTTACTACCACAACTGGTGGCCAACCATCTCTTTGCCCAAGATCAAGAAGATAACGCCGCGTCTGAGCGCCTCATTCAAGGCACGGAAGGTGTCGATGTTAAATATGCACATTGCTGCAATCCTGTACTCGGCGACCCAATTCAAGGGCATATTTCACGCCGTGGTTTGATTGTGCATCGTTCACGTTGTCATAACCTACTGCACGAGCAACATTTACATCCTGAAAATATCATGCCATTGCACTGGAACTCTGAAACCGAAGATGACATCAACTTTAGTGCTTATTTAAGTATAGATTTAATTTTAAATGACGAACAAATTTCAGAATTGATTTATTTATGTCGAAAACTCAAAACTGGCGTTGAATCTGTACAAAGTCGAGATGAAAAAACTTTTGTCAATATTGTTGTTAAAGACCGCAAACAAATTGCACAAATTATTCGTGAAATTCGAATGTTGTTTGGCTTCCCACGGGTCACACGTTTAGCCATGCCGCTCGCAAGCCCACAAGTTTCTAAAGCGTGTTAA
- a CDS encoding RidA family protein gives MSRQVIHTENAPAAIGTYSQAILVGNTLYLSGQIGLDPYSMELVEGIEAQIRRVFDNLKAVCEAAGGSLADIAKLNIFLTDLSHFQLVNQIMGEYFAQPYPARAALGVASLPKNALVEMDGIVIIEK, from the coding sequence ATGTCCCGCCAAGTGATTCATACTGAAAATGCCCCTGCTGCGATCGGTACTTACTCTCAAGCCATTCTTGTTGGCAACACACTTTATCTCTCAGGTCAAATTGGTTTAGATCCATACAGCATGGAACTCGTAGAAGGTATTGAAGCGCAAATTCGCCGTGTATTTGATAACTTAAAAGCTGTTTGTGAAGCTGCGGGCGGTTCTCTTGCAGACATCGCAAAACTCAATATTTTCTTAACTGATTTGTCTCATTTCCAATTGGTCAATCAAATTATGGGTGAATATTTTGCACAACCTTATCCAGCACGTGCTGCACTCGGTGTTGCAAGCCTGCCTAAAAATGCTTTGGTTGAGATGGACGGCATTGTGATTATTGAAAAATAA
- a CDS encoding IS1-like element ISPa14 family transposase, with the protein MRITLEIKCPTCLSDSIKKNGIKVDGKQNYQCKDCKRQFIGDHALSYLGCHSGITRKILQLMVRGSGIRDIAEVERISIGKVLRTLTESTYQIQPKQSHYESLEVDEFWTFVGNKNNKQWLIYAYHRETGEIVAYVWGKRDLATVQRLKAKLKQLGIHYTRIASDHWDSFITAFKNCKQSIGKFFTVGIEGNNCKIRHRIRRGFRRSCNFSKKIENHFKAFDLTFFYINNGFI; encoded by the coding sequence ATGCGAATAACTCTAGAAATCAAATGTCCAACCTGCCTCAGTGACAGTATAAAGAAAAATGGCATCAAAGTAGATGGGAAACAAAACTATCAGTGCAAAGACTGTAAACGTCAGTTTATTGGTGACCATGCTCTGAGCTATCTAGGATGTCATTCAGGCATTACTCGAAAAATATTACAGTTGATGGTCAGAGGTAGTGGTATACGAGATATCGCTGAAGTTGAGCGAATCAGTATCGGTAAAGTTTTACGTACTTTAACCGAATCGACCTACCAAATTCAGCCTAAACAAAGTCATTATGAGTCTCTTGAAGTTGATGAGTTTTGGACTTTTGTGGGAAATAAAAATAATAAACAATGGCTTATTTACGCCTACCATCGAGAAACAGGTGAGATTGTTGCTTATGTTTGGGGTAAAAGAGACTTAGCTACAGTTCAACGATTGAAGGCAAAGCTTAAACAATTAGGTATTCACTACACCCGAATTGCAAGTGATCATTGGGACAGTTTCATAACTGCTTTTAAAAACTGCAAGCAAAGTATTGGTAAATTTTTTACTGTAGGTATTGAAGGTAATAATTGCAAAATAAGGCATCGAATTAGGCGCGGTTTTAGAAGGAGTTGTAATTTTTCAAAAAAGATTGAAAACCATTTTAAAGCTTTCGACTTAACCTTTTTTTACATCAATAATGGCTTCATTTAA